A window of Flavobacterium flavigenum contains these coding sequences:
- a CDS encoding T9SS type A sorting domain-containing protein — protein MKRELLYFTSIVLFATFSVNAQKTWNFSDDKANWPTTYLGLTSTTPVTTIQIDLLNLTSHTTSNNLFGAMVTTGTTYSDGFIATDGIKTNGNATVSNNLPSTRYFSFNVDGACSVKVWFRHGSNSGADRNLTVSNGVNVLATASVTNTAATSIKPNEILTAPVSAAGKIYIYSDANVTIHKIEVVGAAVVTPSLGTNDFHADAVSNVFSNGKSVFVSNVKSDTQVDVYGISGALVKSFKTGADTSFDLNTGLYVVRSKSAEGIKTAKVLVN, from the coding sequence ATGAAAAGAGAATTACTTTATTTTACATCAATTGTGCTGTTTGCGACATTCTCTGTTAATGCACAAAAAACTTGGAATTTTAGTGATGATAAAGCAAACTGGCCAACAACGTATTTGGGTCTTACTAGTACAACTCCAGTAACGACAATACAAATAGATTTACTAAACTTAACCTCTCATACGACTTCAAATAATTTATTTGGCGCGATGGTTACAACTGGGACGACTTATAGTGATGGTTTTATAGCTACTGATGGTATTAAAACTAATGGTAATGCAACAGTAAGTAATAATTTACCGTCTACTCGTTATTTTTCTTTTAATGTTGATGGAGCTTGTTCTGTTAAAGTTTGGTTTAGACATGGTAGTAATAGTGGTGCAGATCGTAATCTTACAGTATCAAATGGAGTTAATGTTTTAGCTACTGCTTCAGTTACAAATACAGCTGCAACATCTATAAAACCTAATGAAATTTTAACAGCTCCAGTATCTGCTGCAGGTAAAATTTATATTTATTCTGACGCAAATGTTACTATTCATAAAATTGAAGTAGTTGGTGCTGCTGTAGTGACACCTTCTCTTGGGACTAATGATTTCCATGCTGACGCTGTATCAAACGTTTTCTCAAACGGCAAATCAGTTTTTGTATCGAATGTAAAATCGGATACTCAGGTAGATGTTTACGGTATTAGCGGTGCTTTAGTTAAATCATTCAAAACAGGAGCAGATACAAGTTTTGATTTAAATACAGGTTTGTATGTAGTAAGATCAAAATCAGCTGAAGGAATAAAAACAGCAAAAGTATTAGTTAACTAA